A stretch of Dietzia lutea DNA encodes these proteins:
- a CDS encoding phosphatidylinositol mannoside acyltransferase, translating to MSGVTERLSDLGYAAGWAAVRALPEGLARALFRTGADVAARRQGPDSQLRRNLARVLGVPPAEVPDELIRDSFRSYARYWREAFRLPSMDREAVAREMDRTIDGIEHLDAALAPGRGVVVALPHSANWDLGGTWLARRYGGFATVAERLQPESLYQRFLDYRESLGFTIFPHTGGPTPPLDALRDFLAGGGIVALPGERDLRRTGVPVTFFGETTRMPAGAARLAVETGAPFLVAQFWYDGPDTMRVRITPPIDVSGGVESAVQAMADLFAEGIARHPADWHMLQPLWLDDLTAERRERIEG from the coding sequence ATGAGCGGCGTGACCGAGCGCCTGTCCGATCTGGGCTACGCGGCCGGGTGGGCCGCGGTCCGGGCCCTCCCCGAGGGCCTGGCGCGGGCGCTCTTCCGCACGGGCGCCGACGTCGCCGCCCGTAGACAGGGCCCCGACTCCCAGCTGCGCAGGAATCTCGCCCGGGTCCTGGGCGTCCCGCCGGCCGAGGTCCCCGACGAGCTCATCCGCGACTCCTTCCGGTCCTACGCCCGGTACTGGCGGGAGGCGTTCCGCCTGCCCTCGATGGACCGGGAGGCCGTCGCCCGCGAGATGGACCGCACCATAGACGGGATCGAACACCTCGACGCGGCCCTCGCGCCGGGGCGCGGCGTCGTGGTGGCCCTGCCGCACTCGGCCAACTGGGACCTCGGGGGCACCTGGCTCGCGCGGCGGTACGGCGGGTTCGCCACCGTCGCCGAGCGGCTCCAGCCGGAGTCGCTCTACCAGCGCTTCCTGGACTATCGCGAGAGTCTGGGATTCACCATCTTCCCGCATACGGGTGGGCCGACCCCGCCGCTGGACGCATTGCGGGACTTCCTCGCCGGCGGCGGCATCGTCGCCCTGCCGGGGGAACGGGACCTGCGCCGCACCGGGGTGCCCGTGACGTTCTTCGGCGAGACGACCCGCATGCCCGCCGGCGCGGCCAGGCTCGCGGTGGAGACCGGCGCGCCGTTCCTGGTGGCCCAGTTCTGGTACGACGGCCCCGACACCATGCGGGTCCGGATCACCCCGCCTATCGACGTCTCCGGGGGCGTCGAGTCCGCCGTCCAGGCGATGGCCGACCTGTTCGCCGAGGGCATCGCCCGGCACCCCGCCGACTGGCACATGCTGCAGCCACTGTGGCTCGACGACCTGACGGCCGAGCGGCGAGAGCGGATCGAGGGCTGA
- a CDS encoding glycosyltransferase family 4 protein yields the protein MRIGMICPYSFDAPGGVQAHVVDLTEELRRRGHTVRVLAPGSPGSAPVSGMTLTGPGVPIPYNGSVARLSFGPTSWRATRHWLREQPLDVLHIHEPNAPGVGMFALAMCSGPITATFHTSTTESMILDAADGVLAPLLEKIRGRIAVSTLARRWQMEALGSDAVEIPNGVDVSAFSDVDTSGEPADAPTVAFLGRYDEPRKGMGVLAAALPAVLREVPGLRLRIMGDGDEHALRARLPAGLDVEFLGRVDDARKAAVLAAADVYCAPNTGGESFGIVLVEAMAAGTAVVASDLDAFRRVLRDGECGELAAVGDADALAGALTVVLTDPARRAELCTRGSEAVREYDWPVVADRVIRVYETIRGPGETLRVR from the coding sequence GTGCGTATCGGCATGATCTGCCCCTACTCCTTCGACGCCCCCGGCGGTGTGCAGGCCCACGTCGTGGACCTGACGGAGGAGCTCCGACGCCGCGGGCACACCGTCCGCGTCCTCGCCCCGGGCAGTCCCGGCAGCGCACCGGTCTCCGGCATGACGCTGACCGGGCCGGGCGTCCCGATCCCGTACAACGGGTCCGTGGCCCGGCTCAGCTTCGGGCCCACGTCCTGGCGCGCGACCCGTCACTGGCTGCGCGAACAACCCCTCGACGTGCTGCACATCCATGAACCCAACGCCCCCGGGGTCGGCATGTTCGCCCTCGCGATGTGTTCGGGCCCCATCACGGCCACCTTCCACACCTCGACCACCGAATCGATGATCCTCGACGCCGCGGACGGCGTCCTGGCCCCGCTGCTCGAGAAGATCCGTGGCCGTATCGCCGTGTCGACCCTGGCCCGCCGCTGGCAGATGGAGGCCCTGGGCTCCGACGCCGTCGAGATCCCCAACGGGGTCGACGTGAGCGCCTTCAGCGACGTCGACACCTCCGGAGAGCCGGCCGACGCCCCGACGGTGGCGTTCCTCGGCCGCTACGACGAGCCCCGGAAGGGGATGGGCGTCCTCGCCGCCGCGCTGCCGGCCGTCCTGCGCGAGGTCCCGGGCTTGCGTCTGCGGATCATGGGCGACGGTGACGAGCACGCCCTGCGCGCGCGACTACCCGCCGGTCTCGACGTGGAGTTCCTCGGCCGCGTCGACGACGCCCGCAAGGCCGCCGTCCTGGCCGCTGCCGACGTGTACTGCGCCCCCAACACCGGCGGCGAGAGCTTCGGCATCGTCCTCGTGGAGGCCATGGCCGCCGGCACCGCGGTCGTCGCCTCGGACCTCGACGCGTTCCGCCGGGTCCTGCGCGACGGGGAGTGCGGAGAACTCGCGGCTGTCGGGGACGCCGACGCCCTCGCCGGTGCCCTCACTGTCGTCCTGACCGACCCCGCGCGCCGTGCCGAGCTGTGCACCCGCGGCAGCGAGGCGGTCCGGGAGTACGACTGGCCCGTCGTCGCCGACCGGGTGATCCGCGTGTACGAGACGATCCGGGGACCGGGGGAGACGCTCCGTGTCCGTTGA
- the pgsA gene encoding phosphatidylinositol phosphate synthase, whose product MLSEYGRSGVTRVAHPFATLLVRAGVTANGITLTGLVLTSAAAVALFGNGLLVAGAIVIALCTLLDLVDGAVARAGGGGSPYGALVDAVSDRVADGVILSSLLWWLVYAEPDNRYALVMLLACLVLSQVVSYSKARADAGGLRTPGGLMERADRLVLILLGAGLEGLGVPWALEVGLTAVAAGSLVTVVQRVWGGRTDYFRRVAREDVATAPTTRPGDR is encoded by the coding sequence GGTCACCCGGGTGGCCCACCCGTTCGCGACGCTGCTCGTCCGGGCGGGCGTCACGGCCAACGGCATCACCCTGACGGGGCTCGTGCTGACGAGCGCCGCGGCCGTCGCCCTGTTCGGCAACGGCCTGCTCGTCGCGGGCGCGATCGTCATCGCGCTGTGCACCCTGCTCGACCTGGTCGACGGTGCCGTCGCGCGCGCCGGCGGCGGCGGATCGCCGTACGGCGCCCTGGTCGACGCGGTGTCCGACCGGGTCGCGGACGGCGTGATCCTGTCCTCCCTGCTGTGGTGGCTCGTCTACGCCGAACCCGATAACCGCTACGCGCTCGTCATGCTGCTGGCCTGCCTGGTGCTGTCCCAGGTGGTGTCCTACTCCAAGGCCCGAGCCGACGCCGGAGGCCTGCGTACCCCCGGCGGGCTCATGGAACGCGCCGACCGGCTGGTACTCATCCTGCTCGGCGCCGGGCTCGAGGGACTGGGTGTCCCGTGGGCCCTCGAGGTGGGGCTCACCGCCGTCGCGGCGGGCAGCCTCGTCACGGTCGTCCAGCGCGTATGGGGCGGGCGCACCGACTACTTCCGCCGTGTGGCCCGCGAGGACGTCGCCACCGCACCGACGACGAGGCCGGGAGACCGATGA